Proteins found in one Pempheris klunzingeri isolate RE-2024b chromosome 6, fPemKlu1.hap1, whole genome shotgun sequence genomic segment:
- the mfsd8l1 gene encoding major facilitator superfamily domain-containing protein 8, whose translation MDNRRKRKLTFLSIGLIFLLSGVEYAVILPTIWGYLQTLDAAPYFLGLALSAFSLSGLLSGPLFGQWSDRTGTTKKIILFANCFEIVGNFMYFMGFSKWLLLSSRLVAGIGTGAGSSIFGFLTVSTAPEDRATVFAAVMACRQAGLLIGPAFNIFLRLCDFHLGPFVVNKYTAPGLFMCLLWILLQLAVVFMYWDLPSPERGKAKEGLPSQCREEESEQGLVEEDTDEEKPLMGSQELAASYGSVVTANHTPAASDATSNHITPPSSPVPPDAHESSSPFKNFSISREFLREEVVVLLAAQFITLFNQTALETMVTPLTQKYFNYGELENSVMYCLCGVEVIAGFLFVRWLSRHVAERVVLAIGLTICNISGVWCLIFLANPLGGFPWQLTEFIIGVFLQVLGLPFVAVAQVSLFSKVTAEKTQGFSQGVRRSVGGLATILGPLWAGGLTDNMYIMMGVMMALLALLTMMLAFSYDRLLAPAAEEHEDESDNCG comes from the exons CTGTAATCCTGCCCACAATATGGGGGTACTTGCAGACTTTAGACGCAGCACCTTACTTTCTGGGTTTGGCCCTGTCGGCGTTCAGCTTGAGTGGCCTTCTGTCAGGGCCGCTGTTCGGCCAATGGTCTGACAGAACGGGGACCACCAAGAAGATCATCTTGTTTGCCAACTGTTTTGAGATCGTCG gTAATTTCATGTACTTCATGGGCTTCTCCAAGTGGCTCTTGCTGTCAAGCCGACTCGTGGCGG GCATCGGCACGGGTGCTGGTTCATCTATCTTTGGCTTCCTGACCGTAAGCACGGCCCCCGAGGACCGCGccactgtgtttgctgctgtcatGGCATGTCGACAAGCtggccttctgattg GTCCAGCATTTAACATCTTCCTTAGGCTATGTGATTTCCACCTGGGTCCTTTTGTGGTCAATAAATATACTGCGCCAGGG TTGTTCATGTGCCTGCTGTGGATTCTCCTTCAACTGGCGGTGGTCTTTATGTACTGGGACCTACCGTCCCCGGAAAGGGGGAAGGCCAAAGAGGGACTGCCAAGCCagtgcagggaggaggagagcgagcaAGGGCTTGTGGAGGAGGACACTGACGAGGAAAAGCCGCTAATGGGGTCACAGGAGCTGGCGGCGTCCTACGGCTCAGTGGTGACAGCTAACCACACCCCCGCTGCCTCAGATGCCACATCGAATCATATCACTCCACCTTCCTCTCCTGTGCCACCAGACGCCCATGAGTCTTCCAGCCCCTTTAAGAATTTCAGCATATCCCGAG aGTTCCTGAGAGAAGAGGTGGTCGTGCTGCTGGCTGCTCAGTTCATCACTCTATTCAATCAGACAGCACTGGAG ACTATGGTGACTCCGCTGACTCAGAAGTACTTCAACTACGGAGAGCTGGAAAACAGCGTGATGTACTGTCTGTGCGGTGTGGAGGTGATCGCTGGCTTCCTGTTTGTGCGCTGGCTGAGTCGGCATGTTGCTGAGCGGGTGGTCCTGGCCATTGGTCTGACCATCTGCAACATCTCCGGTGTCTGGTGCCTCATCTTCCTGGCCAACCCACTAG GTGGTTTCCCATGGCAGCTGACCGAGTTCATCATTGGGGTGTTTCTGCAGGTTTTGGGTTTGCCATTTGTCGCTGTGGCTCAGGTTTCCCTCTTCTCTAAAGTTactgctgagaaaacacaag GTTTCAGTCAGGGAGTGCGTCGCTCAGTGGGAGGTCTCGCCACCATCCTGGGCCCTCTGTGGGCTGGCGGCCTCACCGACAACATGTATATCATGATGGGGGTGATGATGGCACTGCTGGCGCTGCTAACG ATGATGCTGGCTTTCTCATATGACCGGCTGCTTGCACCTGCTGCAGAGGAGCACGAGGACGAATCGGACAACTGTGGCTAA